In Solenopsis invicta isolate M01_SB chromosome 1, UNIL_Sinv_3.0, whole genome shotgun sequence, one genomic interval encodes:
- the LOC105201990 gene encoding transcription factor hamlet, giving the protein MSGYLGSITLPPTLLHDPKYPPAMREKDSSPRKMPGHISPKQASIYPLSVRVPDVEELPYDLSHGHGRGLSSPTNQQQQQPHMSPAARPPQSHHQDELDCEPLDLRVDHKKERLRDENQNEIEVLNQNSLGGSLPYHTVLFPQHHAMHPLVLEAMYRSHHHSSPVPDLPKIQVRALPTMVPLPPNRFSSTSSTSSSSSSQPTARAVSPAVGPQHQQNHPLQQQQQQQPQPQQQSSSLPPYSISVQAQGLKPKDRYSCKFCGKVFPRSANLTRHLRTHTGEQPYKCKYCERSFSISSNLQRHVRNIHNKEKPFKCPLCERCFGQQTNLDRHLKKHDADGPTILDEVRSRYHGQLPRADDSYFEEIRSFMGKITSQRQGIPYFPGLLGHATDDFRNDKQQLQLEEKRGDSSYFSDRDNLSSRSSSTASRPESVQEEQREVNSPPLSPGNNT; this is encoded by the coding sequence ATGAGCGGATACCTCGGTAGCATCACCCTGCCCCCGACGTTGCTGCACGACCCGAAGTATCCTCCAGCCATGCGGGAGAAGGATTCGAGTCCGAGAAAGATGCCGGGCCACATAAGCCCGAAGCAAGCCAGCATTTACCCCCTGAGCGTCCGCGTGCCAGACGTTGAGGAGCTGCCGTATGATCTCAGCCACGGTCACGGCCGCGGCCTGTCGAGCCCGACGAatcagcaacaacagcagccgCACATGAGCCCCGCGGCCAGACCGCCCCAGTCGCATCATCAGGACGAGCTCGACTGCGAGCCGCTCGATCTACGTGTCGATCACAAGAAGGAACGGCTCAGAGATGAGAATCAGAACGAGATCGAGGTGTTGAATCAGAACAGCCTGGGCGGCAGCTTGCCTTACCACACGGTGCTCTTTCCTCAGCACCACGCGATGCACCCGCTGGTTCTAGAAGCGATGTACAGATCGCATCATCACAGCTCGCCGGTGCCCGATCTGCCAAAGATCCAAGTCAGAGCGCTTCCCACGATGGTACCCCTGCCGCCTAATAGATTCTCCTCCACCTCGTCCACGTCCTCTTCGTCCTCGTCGCAGCCGACCGCGAGAGCCGTCAGTCCGGCCGTTGGTCCACAGCATCAGCAAAATCATCCCttgcaacagcagcaacagcagcaaccaCAGCCGCAACAACAAAGTTCGAGTTTGCCGCCCTACTCGATCAGCGTGCAAGCCCAAGGTCTCAAGCCCAAGGACAGATACTCTTGTAAGTTCTGCGGCAAGGTATTCCCTAGATCGGCGAACCTGACGAGACATCTGAGGACGCATACCGGCGAGCAGCCGTACAAGTGCAAATACTGCGAGAGGAGTTTCAGCATCTCCAGTAACCTCCAGCGTCACGTCAGAAACATCCACAACAAGGAGAAGCCGTTCAAGTGTCCGCTCTGCGAGAGATGCTTTGGCCAACAAACCAATCTGGATCGCCATCTGAAGAAGCATGACGCGGACGGGCCGACGATACTGGATGAGGTCAGATCGAGGTATCACGGTCAACTTCCACGAGCCGACGATTCCTACTTTGAGGAGATCCGCAGTTTCATGGGAAAGATCACCTCGCAACGGCAGGGTATACCGTACTTCCCTGGTTTGCTGGGTCACGCAACCGATGACTTCAGAAACGACAAGCAGCAACTGCAGTTGGAGGAAAAGCGAGGCGACTCGTCGTACTTCAGTGACCGCGACAATCTCAGTTCGAGGTCGAGCAGTACGGCCAGCAGGCCGGAGAGCGTCCAGGAGGAGCAAAGGGAAGTGAACTCACCGCCACTCTCTCCCGGAAATAACACCTGA